cgcaaaacaaaaaaaaaaaaaagagctcaATCTCTCTCTCGACGTACGATATCATTATCGTACACGTACTCTTAGTAATAACAACTTTATTTCGATCGATATAAAACTAACATGCTATTGAATAACAATATCTGACTCGTTCATTGCTCTaccttcataatttttatattgtgcaCAAATtacaatgcaaaaaaaatgcaaaaaaagaatattttatctcgaAACGATGTATACTTAGTGTATAACATACGTTtccagagaaaaaaaatatcacctTCTgctcatattaaattttatcttttatgtaatattcaaCACTCCATATTAtggtacttatatataaatatatatacataataaatatagattatacatatatatactatttatatatagtgcaatctttaaacaatttttcatgCAGTATTTGATTATCGTAAACGTTGCTACATTGTTCAAATTTTAGACTGACTATTAAATAATGACGAAAATACTATCAccatgcataattttttttttttaaatagaaagattcACACACGATGCCACTTTTATAAGTAGCAAATATGTGTAGCAGAAAGTGTTCAAAAGTAAAACCATGagggataaaaagaaaatcgaaTCAAATACTGAAATACTGAATCGACTTGTTACcgagaatatttgaaaatatctgAGTTGATTGACATGTTATtatgttctttttaatttatttatattgtacatatattccaCAGCagttttattaagatataaatattgcatatataaatagtaacaCAGGATGTGAGCTGTACTTTTACGGTGTTATATGATGTACGTTATGCTTTCGCCGTACTTGCTACATGAGATTGGTTCAAGAAGTAtgttgttaatataaattctaaatgaaCCGGCCGAAGAACCTATTTACGCTGTTAAGCAGCGATTGTCACACTCGCTTGCCAACATTTCAAAACACTGCAAAGTATCAGAAATTGAAGTATTTTTCGTATTATCTCGAAGATACGATCTAATAAGTGAAAAACTAAATGTGTCATCAGTATGAGTGTTACGTACTTTTTGGGGAGTTGAGTTTTTCGACGTGGGAATCGCTCTGTATTTTCCACCACCGCCGATCTCGAGAAATACTTTCGCGATCGAGTCTGCATGCAGAAGATGCGGTAAAAGCAGATGGATATTATTGTgcttaacaataaaaatcagtTCCACACAACGAAACGATGTACTTTCCTTTTCTGCGAGGCGCAAAATGTACAGGTAGTTTAGGTAAAACGGAAAGTGAAATTGTCCTATAAAAAGTGCGATATTGAATATCACGAGGTtgaattttctcgaaaattatgAGGCTAAAATAGCAGAGGGGAAAATGAATTGTAGTCATGGACACATGTATTCGCGCGCATACAAATTCCTTCCTACgctcacacatacatatacctaCGCATATGATACTGTGAGAACATCAATAATGCGTTCTCTCGATAAAATTCAACCTTGCAACTCGCAATATAAAGTGGCCGACTAGGTAACTACCTGTAatgttttgtataatttgtataacttTGTTAAGTtcctctctctatatatatatatatatttcacatttccGTCCTTACAACTATACCAATATATCAACGCTTTTTCGATagagaagaattatttttagaattatttttctatcgcttgtatgtactttttttattttattttaaattaagagaTCGATAACGccagtaatattatatttattaaaccgTTTTACATTAGCCTCTATTGATagattatttgaattataaatgtaattgtagatatttttcaCTCTTGTAGAGATACTGTTgtgagttaaaaaaattataagacatatataattatctttttaacatatatattttttttttcaggaaatattttattattattattaatttatattatctttaatattatcattattcgtGATACCTGAAAATTGAAACAATAAGAGAGATGAATACTATCGCATGagtttattgaatattacttatattaatataagcatgacacacacacatacacacacacacacacacacatgtttATGTGTACATATCTATTTAACCATAATTGAACTAATTAGAAGTCTTATTTGAaagtaaaactttaattatattaaataattttttttcatagacAAGTAgagaaaagtaattattaatttgtcgcAAACATTGTCGcgcgttttttaaataaaatactttatgcTGTTAGAGCTTGTAGAGAAAAATCTCTATTGGTTCAGTGACAGAGAAAGTTAATCTATAATAATCACAAATTTGATGTAGGTCGAGTTCTAATCGATCTATTTTCTTGCTATCGATTTAATAAGCACatgaagaaataatatcataaaatattaacagtcTATCCGTTCTAAGATATTTTTGCgcattaatttttacagaatttcATTAACAATTAGACGTACATTTTCGGAACTGtgtcattaaatttattattttgttacataaaaGACTCTTTACATATCGTTAGCTCACATAAAATATGGGTGAATTTATTATGTGGAACTCGGAATTTATCACAAGAACTACCAAGTTCTGTGTATAATTGATCCACTATAATACGCACATAAGCAAAAAGAATGTCAAGAGGATTAGTCTCTCCtctctcaaaaaatttttgcgcattaatttttgcaaaattatttcaccGAACAATTGAAGGTACAGTTTCAGAAACGTGTCATTAGATTTATCATCTTGTCGTACAAAAGGCTCTTTACATCGTTAGCCCATATAAAATCCAAATGGTTGAATTTATCATGTGGTACTCGGAATTTACCATAAGGATTGCCAAGCTCTGCATATAATTTCTCCACGTCCTACGGAAAGAACATAATGTGAAAGCAGTTATTtgtgcaattaaattatatatgataaatcaaTTTGTTTCGAGCATCTTAAATATTACcgagagaattttattctctGCAAAATTGTAACATAAGATCTTGTATGAAATGTAAGTCTTTTTCAGTTATGTTTTACCTAAAACTACTCTTCCTTCCCATGTATAATGTCATATaagcttatattattttttcttgtcgAAGAAATAAGTATCGTGACAAATAGTAAAGATACTCGAAATAAatcaatacataaaaaaagttacGAACTTTGACGTTGGCTAACCAATCGTTGCTGCTGTAATGCACTGAGACTGgcacttgtattttttttagatcgtaATTCGGTGGACTTAATgaatcgtattttattttgttaccGAGCGGACCATAATCGTATTGTCTAAACTTCCCTGACCTAATAAATGATCCTGATAACAGAAAAATgtactattattttagattatttataacattttgaaaaatttttgtaagatttaaatatgataGCGATATATATCTAGATTTTTCTTAAGTACAACACAGTcacattaatacaaatatttaccaGTTTTAATAAGTTGTGCATAGTGTATTATTTGTTTAGTTGACGCACCAGCGGGGATATGTCCCAAGACTATTGGTAGAAGAGTctacaaaaaatatagtatcagtatatatttttcgaaccccaataatatacatattattacacattaaaaaatatacatattattacacaatttattatacaattatactacattattatacatattattatacacaaataACTGACTAAGCCttaattaattcttgaaaTTTCATACATATCTTATACGATAGTACAGGAGTTATGGTAGAAAAACCatcacataatttaatatagatcATTAATCATCTACAaacttcaatatataattaaaaaattaaagatatacttTGTTAAACTGTTCGTTGTCAAATCCAGCGATCAGAAAGAGGATATTTGAACAAAAGGGTTGCGTGATAGCATCTTCCTTACACACTAATTGTTGGAAAATTTTCATCCCTTTGTCAGTAGGCTTGAATTCGTTCAGTccgaataattttgttatcatCTACGAAATGTTTGAGCCATGAAATCTTTAAAGttgattacaaaattaattttttttctgttttatctAGACTTATGTACCTCAATAGAAtccaaattttttgcaataattctcATAACTGGACTAATCATTCTGCTGGAATAAACGATAGGAGCCATGGCAAACATCGCCTGAATTTTGTTCTGATAGTGAGGCATCTCCGTCGCCATCACAAAAAAGCTCGTACTACCTTGGCTATGTCCCAGGTAAAACAGCTTTTCTTGACCAGTGGTCTTCAAGATATAATCTATCATCGCAGGAAGATCGTGTGTGCCAATTTCGTGCCAGCTGTACAAAAAGGTATgatttttacgaattattgACCGATATGATTTTCAGTACGATAggatgaatttatatttgaatagaataataatatgatcGACTTTTTTTCCACGTATCCTAAGTATAAAAgtactacaaatatttaattaattataagttaaatctaaaagaatctaaagaaaatttaatttaaaatttaagtactgtctgtatgtaataatatttatttagtaaatttattttatatttgattaatatttgatgaacatcaataataattcaataagaAAGATACCAAACATCAAACAAGTgtcaatcaaattaattaaattataaattaaataaaaaaagataccaGATAACGTCAGATAACATTGTCAAGAAatcttaatacatattttgttaaaaaaataacgctAAAAAAAGAGTATACGATATTTTTGTCGTTATTTTTCATCACACTTGTATAAATATTCCGTTGAAccttatatgatttattcttaTCAAATTTTGTCACATACAATTATGTTTACGTAATGTGTTATTCGTAaagtttgaattattaatcctGATGTTACTTAATCATGATACGTAAATCGTCTCCACCGTTAATGAATAATCGAAGAAACAtgttataaagatttatttaaagtactttaaaataaaatttaaaaatttttctctgcgATAGTTTTTCGTCATATTGtaacattttctaaataaataactttcgaCAAAGAGACAgcgttctctttttttttcgagtaTAAGGCTACAGTAGATAAAAGAGCATAATTTTAAGTTACATaacaaaactattttaatacaaaacagagtaaaattagaaaagcCGTTATGTACTTAAGTTTAAACTCTCTCATGGTAATAAAAGTATGTagtatatgtttaaaaatataaagatgtgATAACCTTGGTGTGCGACAACACACCATCTCTGTGTCGACACTTTTAATACTTTCTAAGGTCTccactttaattttatcatgaaaTGTTTTATCAGTGTCAATAATACCATGTCTTTTCCCATATATATCTCCTCACCTGAAATCCCAATACGCTTTGTCAAGGACAGACAAGGACACATGTTGACGCGAATATATAGAACCACGTGCGTTACCAAGCCACACGTCATATCCCGCATCCGACAAAATGTATGCTAGATAATTACAACATAacagaaaacaaataataacaaataattaataaaagtaataaaaacagAACGTAAATGATagcatacaaatttttatgaaatttttagcactttgtaaatgaaaatataattgtcaacTTATAAGTTGCTCGCGATTCAGAGTTAGAGATATTAAactacttaatataaaaaaatatattttatttaaacacattaaatatattttttaccgacaaaatataatatctttaccTAAACTTTTCTCGGGCCCAGCAACAACCCAACACGCCGAGCTACACAAAAGACCGTGCATAATAAACACAACAGGCTTTTGACCATGCGAATCGTTTGAATTTACTCGTCCTGTTAGTCGATGTAATTCCAAAATATAACCGTCAAACGTGGTTACTGTGTGTACCTGACCATTGTAGCCGTATTTGTTCACTAATTCCAGctacataataaaatgacaGCTTGCTAATTTAAAACGTATAATTAAAGGATTGTTTagatttagataaataaaaagactaTTATGCAGTGCAGCATCCATCCGGAAGTCCCCAGTTTAGACTATTATGcagtgtttaaaataattaatatcaaccttaattatttaatatataagatgttttattaaggagaactaataaaaattaatttaatttatatatcaaaaaagaaagagaagatctgtttaataaacattatttttttattaacaaaaatattgatacaattaataaaatattaatatttgtattaaggatgtgtacataattatacaatagctaaatgaaattgaaataagTGTACTTCTTAAATTCATAATATCTAGAttcttaaatcaataaaattacattaatatacagAGATTTTAAGTATtgcaaaatgaattttaacgTATTCCTTAGAAATTatacttgtaatatttttctaattaaatttagaaattaaaatagcaGAAAATTCTATCTACGAGAAGTAAAAACAAACaacttaaatttttgcaaacatttacgaaaattttttgttatttttcacaaGAACCAATACAAAcatcaaaatttgaaaaaatttaattctcaatTTGATCAGAGAATTGCGTTCAAAGTTTaggcaaatatttaaaagaaacgataaaatttacgaaatttttacGCTTTTGTCAACATTTCGTTATGTGACACATACATCCATATAATGACGgaacaaatataaatcattttaaatgtcgtttcaaatgaaaattgtACGTATCTCTGTACAGTTtacgcatatttttttcttttaaatttacttctgacatacaaaattgaaagatgCACTTACAGTGGTAAGTTTCGCGTCTGGGTGTACGGATTGGAGAAATTGGAGATCTATAAATTCCTTGTTTGTCAATATTTGATCATCTGTCGACAAGATATTCGGTTGATCAAACAGAAGATTCGGCATCGTCCTAACGGACGTCAGAATCGAAAAGAGATATATTGGCAGTAACATCATTGTCGTTCGATGAAATTGCGTGACTGTtgggattaaaataaattatgtgattTTTCTCGAAGGCGtgacatgtatatacatatatacacgtacatatGGAACCACTAAATATAGCGCCAGTTTGTTTGCTCTTTTATACCAGTTTATCgaataatctattataatttctgattTGATAATGCGATGATTGTGAGATTGAGATTGAAACatcaaaaaaaagatttgtgaTCTTATCACAAACACGAATCGCATGTGACATCGATTGTTTCTgggaaatgatataatatgtcatatatatcttttgcatgtaaatatataatcattgcGGATTtatctatcatttttaatctGTGATTTGTTAACGAGATtggaagaaacaaaaaaaaataaaattttttattactcatAAAGTATGTACTGTAAAATAGCTAGTCAATATTGTAAttgttgatttaaaaattttttatattaaatttattataaatctgaGTTATTTTGATTTCAAGTGTATACTACCTTGATTAGTTTTGAGAGCAAATCACacaatttgcaatattacGCACATGTTTGTATTTATACGTGTAACAATGTACATGTAAAAgtgatatttttcctttttttagaaattaaataatacttcgtattattatatttatttttctgtcgTATATATGtgcttttctcattttatttaaaattaagataaaattgataacgtcagtaataatatatttattaatatccatTTAGATCAGTTTATTGAtacattatttgatttttaacatAGTTACATATACTTATAGAGCTAAGGTATagtatatgtacaaatatataattatagagataTAATCGTAGATATtcagttttatatacataataaagctTATGAgctaaattacaaaattactacatttttctttaaaaaatattttagactatctttaatttattatcttgatAACTGAACATTGAAACAATTAGAgagatgtttaatatattgcataagtattaaaatattgtttatatataatcgacCTTGGTTAAATTTGATTCACTTGAAAatgaatctttaattatattaattatattacacaatgtTCTTGTAAACAGGCAAACgaagaaaaagtaattattaattcctcGCAATTTTTTCATAGAATACTTTATGCTTTAGGTTGAACAGAGAAGAATCTGGCTCACAATCAGTAGCAGAAAAAGTTTACCCGATCGCATAGatctatgataaaaaattgagtCCTGATCGATTAATTACCTTTGCTATTGATCCAACTAGTCCATTGATGCGCACATAAGCAAGAAAGAATATCTAGAGAATTATAGCGAATTCGGTCATCCGCACTACACCACTCTAGTGCATATTAAAGGCTGCTATATATGAAGTATTGTAAGTATaatgatgtaatatataaacactttGATAATGGATAATGTATGttctactaaaaaaaatgacggacaaatatatcatgattgaattttaattacttaaaatgtttatataattccttttaatttagatatcttcatGTATAGCAGCCTTAGTGTGCACTAGTGCGGTATAGTGCGGATGATCGAATTTGCTATTAGTCTCTTCCCTCCCGAGAAAAAATGCGTACAGCAAGGTCATATGTAAATACACACAATTAGATGTGAAAAGAtctaataacatatataattttatatgaacataatatataataatatccgaaATTTTGATGcgatattatcttatataattatatattttctttatctttatataatcatatttggtTAAATCTGATTATATGAAAACATATCTAAccgaatatgattatataaaaatatcacgccaaatttctaatattatcatatatgatcTAATCATATCGCGGTAAATTTcagattgaattatatataatcaaattggTGTTTACTTTCGGAAATGTGTCATTAGACTTAGCATTTTGTCATACAATAGGCTCTTTACGTCGATAGCCCACATGTAATCCAAATGATTGAATTTATCATGTGGTACTCGGAATTTACCGTAAGGATTACCAAgttctgtatataatttatccacATCCTATAGAAAAAGCGCAATgtgaaaacaattatttgtgcaattaaattatgttgtacatataataaatttcgagTCAGCTTATTTCGAGCaccttaaatattatcaaaagaattttattctctgcaaaattgtaacataagatcttatatgaaatataagtatttttcagcTACGTTTTAGAAGTCACAATCTCTTcctttctatataataaataatatcatatgtaagcttatatattttttttctcgaagaaGTGAATATCACgacaagtattaaaattactcgaaataaaCTAATATCACGTAGAAAAAAGTTACGAACCTTGACGTTGGCTAACCAATCGTTGCTGCTGTAATGCAATGAGACTGGCActcgtattttttttagatcgtaACTCGGTGGACTAAATgaaccatatttttttttattaccgaTCAGTCCGTAATCGAATTGTCTAAATTTTCCAGATGTAATGAAAAACCCTGATAACAGAAGTatactattgttttatattacattttatacaattttgaaaagtgtttataacaaaatataaaaaaatatgttactttatttttctcaagcaTAATGggcacattaatataaataaacgtttACCAGTTTTGATAAGTTGCGCATAATGCAGTATTTGCTTCATTGATGCACCAGCTGGAATATGTCCCAAAACTATCGGTAGAAGAGTCTACAAAGacagtattaatatatttgtcgtACCCTAATAACAattgtgatattattataaaaaatatatatatatatatatatatatatatatttatatatacttaagtttaattattaattccgaattaattcttaaaattatctatgTAAGACAATAGTACAAGAGTATTAGAAAAATCATCAAACCATTATTAGCAGATAATCAtccagaaaatttaaaattaatgaaaagatattaaaggcatattaatacattaaaggCATACTTTGTTAAATTGTTCCTTGTTGAATCCAGTGATTAGGAAAAGCACATTCGAACAAAAGGGTTGCGTAATAGCGTCTTCCTTGCACActaattcttgaaaaattttcatccCTTCGTCGGTAGGCTTGAATTCGTACTGACcgaataatttcattattatctacaAAACATTTGATCCATGAAATCTTCGAACTTTATTAAGTTACTTTTTCACTATCGAGACTAGAATTACATACGTCAACGGAATCAATGAATCTTGTAATAATCTGCATAACTGCACTAGTCATTCTGCCGCAATAAGCGACAGGAGCCATAGCAAACATAGCTTCGATCTTATTCTGGTACTCGGGCAACTCTGTCGCCATGACAAAAAAGGTTGTAGTACCCTGGCTATGCCCTAagtaaaataacttttgttgCCCAGTAGTCCTCAGGATATAATCTATCATCGCAGGAAGATCACGCGTGGCGATCTCATGCCAGctgtaatttacaaagatgTGAATTCTATAAAGTATTcactgaaattattttttatactgtaatagtatttatatttaagtaaagtaaataatttgatagatTTTCGTATTCTAACTATACGAGGattcttaaagatatttaattaattgtagataaatctaaaagttatttagtttaaaatcAAAGTACTGTATATAagaaatgtcattttaattatatatgtttattcagcaatatattttttattgatcaatatttaataaaaagaaaaaaaatacaggaTATTTATGTcgctatatatattctttattccaTTTGTTTAAATGGTCTGTTTCGCGTTTTGTATGattcttatcaaattttatatatcatatataattacgcaATGCGTTATTTATCATGTTTGAACTATTAAATCTGAtaagtatgtgtatgtattgtGTCTGATGTTGCATCGAATAATCGAAGAAACatgctataaataaaaacattatttatatcattttaaaacaaaatttaaaaattgctctTTGTGATCATTTTTTTGCCAAATTGTAACGTCTTTAAATTTAgcaacttttgaaaaaaaacttcTTGACGAGTAGTGTATAAAGCTGTAATAGTGAAGGCACAATCTTAAGTTATATAAgcaagttattttaatataagacaAGTAAAATTAGCTATTATGTGCTTAAGTTAACTTTCTCATCCGACGataataaacatacatatatagtgtATGTAAGTAAGtagtatgtttaaaaataaaataaaagatgtgACACTTCTGTATGGCAACCCCTCTGTCGatacttttacattttcaagGATCTcgactttaattttatgttttgaaatgttttatcAGTATCAATAGAATTGTgttcctcctctctctctctctctctctctctctctttatacatatataattcaaatgttAAGTGGCGtaagtttaaaaaacaaaagaaataagggcatttatgtttgtttttatGATAAGAAACATAAATGATGTaactatataatcttattgacCTTGAACATAGacgaatttaatatacttataatggTTGATAATAGATTGTCTCGTTctcaaatcttttaataaaattaatcataaatcaaTCATCAATCAAAAAGAGTTTGAATGGATTTATATCACTTGGCATCTGAATcactcatatattatatatacagggtgttcggtaattggtgaaaaatcgCTAATAACAGATTCTcgagatcatttggagacgatttttcctcagcaaaaatgttgaggcatcaataatttccgagttataagcaaTTGAAAATAGGCGCTTTTAGCAAACTAAActctttgaaattaaaaatttaccaaaactacattcttcagttaatttcagagtttactctaatagagctttaaattaaaattctattagagtaaactctaatagaattttaatttaaagcttaattacaaagatatataatgaaaaattggaaacttgcaaaaaa
This sequence is a window from Anoplolepis gracilipes chromosome 10, ASM4749672v1, whole genome shotgun sequence. Protein-coding genes within it:
- the LOC140670340 gene encoding uncharacterized protein gives rise to the protein MLLPIFLFSILTSVKTMLALSEFDQLDLSIDHRISTINEFIDSPFLQTVHPDAKLTTLELVKKYGYNGQLHKVTTSDGYILELHRLTGRANSNETQEQKPVAFVMHGLLCSSAGWVIAGPEKSLAYILADAGYDVWLGNARGSMYSRKHVSSSILDEEYWDFSWHEIATRDLPAMIDYILRTTGQQKLFYLGHSQGTTTFFVMATELPEYQNKIEAMFAMAPVAYCGRMTSAVMQIITRFIDSVDIIMKLFGQYEFKPTDEGMKIFQELVCKEDAITQPFCSNVLFLITGFNKEQFNKTLLPIVLGHIPAGASMKQILHYAQLIKTGFFITSGKFRQFDYGLIGNKKKYGSFSPPSYDLKKIRVPVSLHYSSNDWLANVKDVDKLYTELGNPYGKFRVPHDKFNHLDYMWAIDVKSLLYDKMLSLMTHFRKIPTVTQFHRTTMMLLPIYLFSILTSVRTMPNLLFDQPNILSTDDQILTNKEFIDLQFLQSVHPDAKLTTLELVNKYGYNGQVHTVTTFDGYILELHRLTGRVNSNDSHGQKPVVFIMHGLLCSSACWVVAGPEKSLAYILSDAGYDVWLGNARGSIYSRQHVSLSVLDKAYWDFSWHEIGTHDLPAMIDYILKTTGQEKLFYLGHSQGSTSFFVMATEMPHYQNKIQAMFAMAPIVYSSRMISPVMRIIAKNLDSIEMITKLFGLNEFKPTDKGMKIFQQLVCKEDAITQPFCSNILFLIAGFDNEQFNKTLLPIVLGHIPAGASTKQIIHYAQLIKTGSFIRSGKFRQYDYGPLGNKIKYDSLSPPNYDLKKIQVPVSVHYSSNDWLANVKVRNFFYVLIYFEYLYYLSRYLFLRQEKDVEKLYAELGNPYGKFRVPHDKFNHLDFIWANDVKSLLYDKMINLMTRF